The genomic interval TGGCTTTTCAGTTGGATGTCCGCACAAACAGCATTGCGCGAAGTAGTCGTCAAGATCATGAAGATTCTTCCCGCGGCGATTCAACAAAAAGCGGCTCGCGATGCATTAATGTTGCTTGATCCCGGCGGAGCGATGGCGCTCGCGCTAACTCATCCCTTGCTTACGGTGCCAATTTTACTATGGGCGATTCTGATACCCGTGCGCCATCTCGCCGGCGAACAGGAGCGGGGATTGCTCGATGTCATTCTTGCAAAACCGTTTACTCGATTACAATGGATTGCAGCATTAGTACTGTGGCAAGTCGGTGGATTACTAGTTTTATCACTTGCGGTGGGGGCATCCTTTGCGCGGGCGATTGGGCATTTTCCACCCTTGGAAAATGTAAATGGATGGAGTTTGCTTTACATGACCTTAGCCCAAGCGGCGTGGGGATTTGCTATCGGCGGCTTTACCGCGATTATTGCCGCCCGTTGGGGACGGTTTCGATTGACTCTGGGAGTTGCAATTGCCTTTGTGTTAACGAATTTACTTTGGGAAGTCATCTGCCGCACAATTGGTACTCTGAAACCCTATATTGTATTGTCGTTATGGCATTGGTCGGAGCCCCGTTCGCTGTATCTGGTGCGGGAATCCACCGTAATAAATTGGTTGGTTTTACTGGGTTTCGGTCTTGTTTCCTGGTTGGTTGCCTTGCGAATTTTCCAGCGTCACGACTTAGGGGCGAAGTAACCAAACCCATTAGATATAAATAGAATCGACCATCGGTTCTCGGAACCGTTCGTTTTGAACTGCAGGAGTTAACATGCCTTCGCGCGGATTATACAATTGGTTGCACGAGAATTACGACCGGCTCATCCAATGGCCGGATCGTTTGCAACGTGAGTTACCTGGTCTCATGCTTTGGTTACCCGAGCCCGAAGCCGGGGCGGTGCTCGACCTTGGCTGCGGAACCGGCGGACACATGGCGGCATTACTTGAGCGTGGTTACAAAGTGCATGGCATTGACCTGTCGGAAAAGTTGATCCAAGTCGCTAAAGAGAAGTTATCATCATGGAATCCACCCCTTGAAGTAGGGGATATTGTTGATGGGGTTCCCAAGAATTGGAAGAAGTTTTCGGTGCAACTCTGCTTGGGAAATACCCTTTCACACCTATCGGCGCAACAAGCGATTACATTCGCCCAAAACTCCTACCAGCGTGCCAAAGAAGACGGTATACTGATTATTGAAAACCGCAACTGGGATCGTTTGCTGACAGTGAAAGAGCGCCTGTTGAAACCGGTGCAAACCGACGACTCGATATACATCCGGATGCTCGACTACCCACCGATCGATGGCAACCCGGTTGTGATGACGGTTGCCCTTTGGCAAAAAGGGAAGTGGCAGACGTCGAGTGTTGACCTGTGGCCCCATCGGGCGAAAGAGCTGAATACAATCTTCCAGAACGCAGGGTGGACGTTAGACCGCGCCTGTGCAAATCTATTGGGACAACCGTTTGATGGAGCTACGGCCACTGATTGGGTTGCGATTTGGAGGCGGGCATGATCCAACCCGATCCAATAAGTGCGAAGTTTGGTTCTCCAGCTCGGGTATCTGCAGCAAAAATGGTTTTGGGCGCGTATCATTTTGAAGCACTGCTGTTTCCGGTCTATTCAATGGAAGAAGTAAACGAAGTTCGCAAACGAACGGAAGCCCAATTCAGTAAAGCCGATGCAGTTCCTTATGTGTATGCACTGCCGCCATGCGATCGACCATTAGCGCGGTTTGGTGATCACCGCGAGGTGCCGCAAACTGCTTCAAAAGCAATGTTGCAGGAAATCGAAAAGGCGAAGATTTTGAATGTTCTAATCATAGCTGCGCGATTTGGCAGCGGTTCGCCGCGACCGAATCTCTTATTACAAGCTTATGCGAAATTAGCGCAGGACGCGATTGCAACTGCCGGACGGGCACCCCTGACTCGTCGGCACGATTAGCGTAAGTTACTTAATACTCAAGTTCGAGAAAGTGACGAAGATATGATTACTGAGCAACAGTTAATCGAAGTACCTAAGGTATTGGTTGGATAGTGTTTCGGATGAATATTTCTCCCCGGATGTTTGTAGCTCTCCTTGTTTGTTTTATATGCTATAGTTTTGCGTTAGCCATAAATACCCCTCCAATACGAATCGATGGAATACAAATTGTCGGTAATGACATAACGAAAGACGATGTAATCCTCCGTGAAATAATGATTCTTCCCGGTTCATGGGTTGATTCCGCCGACATTGTGGAAGCAGAACTCCGTATCACGAACTTGAATTTATTCCATCGGGTCGAATGTTTTCCCATCATCCGCAACGACAGTACGATTTTAGCAATCGCTGTAACTGAGAAGTGGTATATTTTCCCGCTTCCCTATGCAAATTGGGTCGGTCCCAATCCCGGCGATTTTGAATATGGATTTCGATATGCACAAGACAATTTCCGTGGTTGGAACCGGTTCTTAGTAGCAACTGCATGGAGTGGCAGCCGTACCGGTATCCAAGGAATGATTTACGACCCCTGGATTCGCGGAACACCAGGATTAGGTGCCTTGGCACAAATTCAATACGAAGAATGGAAAGAAGAGGTTGACGGAGAGCCAGTGGAAGATCGTCGGCGACTCATGACGATATTAGGTATTTTCAAACGGTTTGGCACAGAGATCACACTTCGAACATTTGTCGGTGGGCATCGCTGGCTTCTGGATTCATCCGATGCAATAACGAGAAATGGAAACGATCATTGGTATACATCTCGTTTTGAGTATCAGCGTGACCGAAGGGATTTGATCGAGTTACCCCATCGCGGTGACTATATCCTTTTATGGTTTGAGATGAACCGGTCAGCGGATGTATGGATAAACCGTTATGTAACAGGAGTCGATGCCAGGCAGTACTTGCCGTTGGCGAAACGTTGGACATTATCGGCGGGGATAATCGCGATTGGATCCGATGGACTCGATCCAGAATACATGAGATTGCGGTTAGGGAACACAATTCCCATGCGGGGATATCGCGATTTAAGTATTCCCGGGGGATTTATTGCTAAGGGGGGTATGGATCTTCGTTGGAATGTACTGCCGATTCATTATTACACTTGGCGGACGGCTCCCAAGTGGTTGGCGAAGCATACCCGGAACTGGAAGTATGGCGCGTCGGTTTCACTCTTTCAGGAGATAGGGCAATCGTGGGAAAAGAATGCTCCGTTACAATCGCGCCGACTCTTGAACGGATATGGCGCTGCAGTTTCGTTTTCGTTACCCTATGTCAATGTATTACGTTTCGATCTTGGCTTTAATCCCGAAGATGGATTCTCCGAACCAGCATTTCGGGCGTGGTTAACTGCTGCATATTAGTAATCCTTTGGAATGCTAATGAAAATCATTATTACTCATTGAGTTATATAGCAATATGGAGTAACCGTTGGAAGTTGTATCGTTTCTCATCGATTTTGTGTTACATCTCGACAAACACTTAGTGGAAATCATTTCCGAGTATGGAACTTGGACTTATGCCATTCTATTTCTCGTCATCTTCTGTGAAACCGGATTGGTTGTGACACCTTTTCTACCGGGCGATTCATTGTTGTTCGTTGCGGGTGCGCTTGCCGCCGCCGGTTCATTCGATGTATTTCTGCTTTTCGGTTTATTGTTTGCCGCAGCAGTGCTTGGTGATAATACCAATTATGCGATTGGAAACTATCTCGGACCAAAAGTCTTTTCAAAAACCAACAGCAAAATATTTCGAAAAGAGTATCTTGACAAAACCCATAAATTTTTCGAGAAGTATGGTGTGAAAACAATTATCATCGCCCGGTTTGTTCCCATCGTTCGAACTTTTACCCCGTTCATTGCTGGGGTGGGGAAAATGTCGTATTGGAAATTTCTCAGTTTCGATCTGGTGGGGGGATTGATATGGATTGGCTCGCTGGTGTTTGCCGGCTTCTTCTTCGGAAACATCCCATTCATCAAAAATAACCTATCGTTTGTAATCATTGCGATTATTTTACTATCGGTTCTGCCGGCAATCATTGAAGTCATTCGCGAGAAAAGGAAAACCCGATGATTCGAGCTTTAGGAATACTTCTCCTCGCTATCGGAGGAATCGTTTGCGCGGCAACGCCCAATCCTCCGGTTGTTGCTCATTCGATGCATTTAACATTGCATACCGACACTCACATCTTGGTTGGAATCGATACGATTCGTGTTAAAGAAGGAAGTGTCGATTTTCTGCTGTCGAAAAGCTGCGAGGTCTTTGCGAATCAAATAGTCGGAAAGAAGCTTGTCCCGTTGCCGGTTGTGCCGGCTTTGGAGAAAATGAAGCCGGAATCCGACGATGAGAAGCAATGGCTCGAAGATGCCCAGCTGTTTCGGGTCGAAGGCGACCAGACAGTTGTGGTAACATGGCGCGGCACTTTCAACGACTCTTCCTCCAATACGCTGTTTTCGCGGGAACAGGTAGCCGATGTACCCAATGGTGTGATAAGCAAGACTGGAGTCTTTCTCTCTACATCAGCGTTGTATTATCCATATACCCCGGAAAGTATTCAAGAGTTTACTGTAACGATAACGACCCCACCGGGTTGGACTCCGGTTACAACCGGTCTCCGGAAGAAAATGGGGCTTGCTTCTGAGAAGTATGTCCAATGGTCGTTCGGCGGCCCATGGCAAATCGATGCATTAACAGTCGCTGCGGGTGAATTTGTTGTCCGTCAGACCGACACCCTTGGTATCGTTGTGGAAACCTGTTTCTCACCTGCCCGCGATTCGTTATCGGCAACGTATCTCAGCGCAGTGAAAAAGTATCTTGCTCGTTACTCGAATCAATTCGGTACTTATCCTTGGCCGTCGTTTTCGGTGGTGGAGGCGTTCTTCCCCGCCGGGTATGGGTTACCGGGTTTTACATTTCTCGGTTCGGAGGTCATCGCACTTCCCTTTATCGTCTCGACATCGCTTGGGCATGAAGTGTTGCACAATTGGTGGGGAAACGGCGTGTATGTCCCGAGTAACGGCGGAAATTGGTGTGAAGGATTGACCACTTACGGGGCCGACTGGGCTTACAAAGCCGACAAAAGCGAAAAGGATGCCGCTGAATATCGCCGGGGATTGATCAAGGATTTTGCCAGTTACGTGAACGATGGCAACGATTTTGCCTTGCGGAATTTCACTTCGCGCTCCAGTGGCGCAACCCGTGCTGTCGGTTACGGAAAATGCGCTTTTCTCTTCCATTCGTTAGAGCGGGAAATCGGGAAAGATGCGTTTCTAAGCGGTCTCCAATTATTCTTTAACCAGAACAAGTACCGTTACGCCGGATGGCAGGAAATGGAGCAATGTTTTGCCCAAACCAGTAACCGGGATCTGAAAGCATTTTTTAGCGAATGGCTGGATAAAACTGGCGCTCCGGTAGTGACCTCCGCCGATCCAGAATTTAATGTTTGGCGGCAACCACTGCCCGGCGAAATTCCCCCATCGCTTTCAGATTTGTATGGGGCGAATCGAGTGCTTTGTATCCAACCATCAACTGGTAATGCATCACTCGATTCTGCATTCCGGAAATTAGCCGAGGCAATGTTTGATACGACGTTACGATGGATTGAAAAGCGACCGGATGATGATGGGAAACAACCCTATGTCATTCTCGGAATGAACATTCCGGAATCGTCTCGAGCGCCTGCCGCCGGGAACTCGGCTGCGTATGTTCGCGGTACTTCCGAGGGCAGATTAATCGGTTGTTTCACTGCTTCTGACGAAAAAGGAGTTGCTTTTTTAATTCGGAAAGCGCCGCATTATGGGAAGTACACCTACATCGAATTCGATCCCAGTGGTAAGAACATCATCAAGGAAATGAAATAGTCTACGAGGGCGCTGCGAAGCGCCCTTTTCTTTACCAATATCTTGCTAACACAATAGAGACATCGTTCTGCATATACTTGCCACGTGGCGAGCGGCTGACATACAGCATGGAAGCTTTGCCATAACAGCGCCAACCGTTACCGGGAATCCGTTCGATGGCAGCAATCGGCCCGATCCCGGCGACATCGGTTTCGGCGATGCGGGTCGATCCTCCAGCGCGCTGTTCAAAGCGAAACGGTGACCGCCGATAGGCAGTGATACCGGATTCGATAATCGTATGATGAATCGGAAACCGGTACCGCATACTTCCGACAAACGTATGAATTTCTTCCGATACCGATTGTTCGTAACGTTCGCGATTGAAGTAACCGCGATCCTCGAAATCTGCCCGCAAGTGCCAGAGTAATACTCCAATCCCGATAAAAAGTGAGAGCGAATCGACGAACGTTAACCTCCGCGAGAGCACGTCGCGTAACGGTTGATTCACCAACTTGAAATCGTACAGGACATAGGTTGCCGCAACTTCGGTTCGAAACTTATGCGTGTTTGCAAACCAAGTCTGGCTTATGTCCGAACCGATTTGATAGGTACGAGTGGCGCGGTTTGTGGAAGATTGATACTTCGACAAATACTTGTTATTGAGGTTTAATACCGATACATCGCCGGACCAGCGTACTCCCGACGCCACCATTTTTTTTGCAGCAGTAACAATGCGCCAACGATACTCGTCGCGGTCATTGTAGTCGAGTGAATCGGGGGTATCAGTACGGGTAGCATTTGCTTGTAACAAAATTGTCAAACTATCGAACGAGGCATTTCCCACCCCGCCGAAAATGTCAAATCCCTCGCTTCGGTCGTATTGAACCAATTGTCCACTGCGGGATGATTGGTAACCGAACCGGTAGGCAATGTTAGTTTCGGCAGCGTTTTTGCGAAAGCTCCAAGCAATCTGATTTTCGTCACGCAGGTGTGAGAAAGAAGGTAATGTCTCCCCTTGACGAACCCGAGCGCCATCGATATCGGCAGTCAATCGCCATTCCCCGTTTTTTGCGGGAAACCGCACGCCAATTCGACTATTGCCCTGCCATTCGTTTCTGCGATACGAAGCGTCGCCGGGAATATCGCGCAGGATTCGTTGTACTCTCCCCTCCCATAATAATTCTGTTTCATCGCTCGCATAAAACCGGTTTATAAGAAAACCGAGATTGCCTAATGCATCCTCACGGGGACTTAACCAAGCGTGACGGTAGTCAGTGGTTGCTTGGATGCGCCAGTCTGACCACTGCACCGAATCGATTAGAAAGCGCCATTCAGTTGCTGGACCAAATCCGGCATCGCCCTGATCTTCATCGTATGCGATACCGATGTTTGCATTGGTAACGATGGTTTTGTTGCTGTGTGTTACGCCGCCAAGGAGACGTCCCCGCTCTTGAATAAGTTCCTGACCGGTTACCATTTGGTTGGTTGGTCGAATTGAGTAATCCCGAGTTATGATACCTGCAGTACCTAACTCGGCTGGTTTACCGATTTGGCGGTCGCGAAATCCCTCGGCATCGGTCAAACCCGTAATGCTCCAGTTATCGCTTACTTGCCAGTCGTAACGGAAATTTAGTTTTAGGTTTTCTTTGAAATGAGGTTCAAATCCGCTTACGGTACGACTTAAAACGCTCGATTGAATATCGAGCATTCCAGTTTCGCGGGGAGCAAAAAATTGCCGGTGAAGTCCAAATAATCCCGATCGCTCGTTGACCGCTTCGCGATAACCAAATCCAACCGAATCCTGCGAAAAGTCAATCGGAGCCTGCGCCTCAACAGTTCCACACCAGCCGAGGGCAAGGGAGACGATGAGCCGGTTGATGCGTGTCCATTTCCGTAGGTTATGAATCATCGCCTTTTGATTGAACGACACCAAAACTAAAGAGCAGTTTCAATCCCTCTTCCACACTCATTTGTGCCGGTATCAGTACATCGCGCGCATAATACATTAACAGTCCAGTGGTTGGCGGAGCGAAGGGAACATACACCGATGTCATCTGTTTGTTTTCAAAGCCGGGAAACTTGTAGGTAGATTCCCCAATTACGAAACCAATAGTGTAACCCCCTTCATAAGGCGCCCACACCACTTCACGAAAGAATTGCTCCTGACCGCCGAAAACCGCGCGTGACAAGGGTTGTATTGTAGAATAAATCGTGCGGATTATAGGAAGCTTTTCAAACCATTCGTTGGTTTGGGAGAAAAACTTCTTTCCGATGTAAAACCGGGCAACCCAACCAATCAAGAGGAGAACAAGAAACAAAGCAATTAAACCAGGTCCGTAGAGCAGTTGATCGGGAGGGATTTCTACCCCGAAGTGAATAAGCGCCCACCGCACTGGCTCGGCAAGCAGCCCATCGAGGAATTGTAACAGTTTTAATAGCAGCCAAATCGTAACTGCGACCGGTGTTACGACCAGCAAACCGCTCATCAAAGTCCGTTGCAGCCAATTTGCTGTATCTTTGCTCTTCTCCGTCACATTTCCTCACTTTCTGCTTTAGCATACTTTTTTGTTCTGCGACAATTTGCTTCGATGTAAGCAGTAATGGAACCAATCTCGATGGTGGTCTAAGCAAAGACTATAAACGAATGACGCCTACACACCGATATGTCAATCGTTCACTTTGGCAAATACTCGATTTTATTGCGTTTGAGGGCTTGTAGTCCAATATCCAACGCATCCGAAAGCAACTTTACCGCTGCGGCATCGCCCCGCTGTTCCGCATCGCGAATACGGTCTCGTAAATTCTTGACAAACACCGCTTCGGTTGTACTCCCCTGCATTAGCGCGTCAAAATCCCAATCCGGTTGTACTTGATTATCTACATCGAGACCGAAACACAATTCGGCGACATCTTCTAATCGTGGTGCTTGGAATCTCCCTAATGGAGCTCGTCCGGTAATTGTCAAGCGGACGTAATCGTCGGAGGTAACGCCTGCAGTCGCGAAGCTCTCTTTGATCATATTCATCAAATCGGAAGTATCGGAATTCACTTCGACAACGATTTTCATGACCCGGCAGCGGTCGAGCGAAAACTGCCAACAGCGTTCGGGAGCGACCCCACCCGGTTCCACATCGAGAATAGTAACGCCGGTTTCACCGCTGTTTTTTCGCAAGACTGCGAGACTGCCCGAATAACCGGCGGCAATTTTGTCGCCACGTAAATGTTTACTTTGACGATGAAAATGACCCATTGCGGTGTAATCGTACTGCAGTTTAAAGAGTTCGCCTTCTGTCATCGGCGCTACCGTGTCCTGTCCTTCAGGCAGGGTGCCCAAACTGCCATGGATGCAAAGCAATTCGATTGGCGAATCTCCACGCCGTGGTACTCCGGTCAAGGCTGGCTCGGTTTTCTTCGCTTGCGAAACAAACGAGCGCGCAGTAACGGCGAACTCGTAAAACTCGAAGCGTTGCCATTCTCCACTTGCGATATAAATATGATCGCCATAGACACTGGTACTATTCGACCGCTTTGCCGTTAACTGTTTGTTGTAATGCGAAAGCAGATAAAACGGATCGTGATTGCCTGCCGCAATTACCACCGGAATCGGGGCAAACGCATTCAATGCTGCGATGGCGTGATCGACATCCTTGAGCGAAACATCTTCATTTTGAAAGAGATCACCAGGTAGCAAAACAACGTCGACACGAAACTTCCGGGCAATTTTCGGGAGTTCATCAACGTACCGCAACAACTCCTCACGACGGCTCTGTGCGCGGGTATCGGTCAACATCGATGGTTCGGCGCCGATATGCCAATCAGAACTTTGCAAGACCCGAATCGTTCCCGGGGTTACAGTAGCCGGAATATCCGGTAACACGATTTCTTTCGTTTTCATAAGCCTTCCCAATGGGGTGCAATTTTAATCCGTTAAAGTAACAATTCGTACCGGTTCCGGTTGGGTACGCTGCCAAACTGCATGGCGTTGTTCATGACAGGTGAACAGGATAATTTGCCGTTCCCGAGCCGCCTTCTGCAAGAGTTCCATGCCGGAAACGAAACGAATGTCGTCGCAGTGGGCAAACGGTTCATCCAGTAGTATCGGAAGCGGTTCGTTGCCGCCCAAATAATCGGCAATCGCAAACCGGACCGCCAAATAGAGTTGTTCCCGGGTTCCGGTGGAGAGTGCCGACAATTCGTTTTCCTCTAATCGTCGACCATTTTTGAGAATTACTGAGAACGACAAATCTGGGGCAAAATCGATCCGGGAAATCGAACCACCAAACGCTTCACCTAATAGCGATGCCGATTGGTTTAATGCAATAGCCCAAGTGGCATGTAACTTCGTCGATATCGAGGTTAATTCTGTTATGGCAATCGCCGCCGCATCGCGAAAAGCGGTAGTGCGATCCCGGGCCGCTGTTAATTCACCGATCCGTTGTTGCAGTTTACCAGCGCTTTCCCATTTCGATTGGATTGTTTGAACTCGATGCGATAAATCGGTGCGCTCCTGCATCAACTCGTCTCGCTCCCGATATGCCTCCGATACGATAGTGTGCGCATCTTTTCCGCTGTACTCCGGCGGTAACGGAGATAGTGCGTTCAAATTTAATTTGCTTTGCAAGCTCTTTGCCAGCGACTCAAATCGTGTTCGTTCGGCGACTGGTAACAAACGGTTCTCGAGCGACGGAATCGTTTCCTGTCGTAACCGCTCCAGCTCTCGTTTCTTTGCGAACGCATGTTTTAGCCACTCCAACCGCTCCGTTAATGGTAAAGCGTTGGGGGCTCCGGCGGAGGCGGCCATATTGTTGAGTTGGTGTGTGAGATCGTCGATTTCCGCTGATTTAGTGGCGCACAATTGTTCCGCTTCGACGACAACCCGTGCAGCTTCCCGTTCTTCATTTTGTCGCCGGGCAATTTCTTTCCATTTTTCTACCCGGGATTCGAGTAAAACCTCGCTTACTGAATTCGGATCAATCGGCGTCTGCAACTCGGCTGCGATTCGCACCAGTTCCCGGATATTTTCATTCATCCCTTCCAGGTATCGTTCGACTTCTCGAAGACAGGATTCCCATCGATGATACGCCGTTTTCCCGGCATGACGTTTCTGCAATGCCTCTAAAATATCCTTGTTACCGTAGATCTCGAGAATCTTGCCGATTTCACCAATACGTTTCGATAACTCCTGATACAGCTCTTCTAAGGGAACCAGTTTTTCCGTGAGTTCTTTTCGCTTTTGCTCGATTCTACTGGAATTTTCCTCATAGGAACGCTGCGCCGATTGTTTCTCACGCTTACTATAAAACGCGGTAGTTAGGGCTATTGCAAAGGCAATCGACACCACAGAGATTCGGGCAATATCACTCAGTAAAAAGAGACTCAGGAGTCCAATCGTTCCACCAATGACAGAAACCAATTGAAGCCGGTTACCGGATTTGTGGTGCTTGTCTCGCAGGACGTTGGCTTGCAGTAATTCCTCATCCAATGCCTTATTGTCGCTATGGGTCGTCCGTTTCGCGTCGGTGTAATAGGAGATATGCTGAGGCATTGTCAAAATGAGCGTCTCATCCTGAGGTAGTAACTGTTGCCATTTCGACTCCATTGAACGATAGGTGGTTGGCTCGATCCCCATCTTGGCAAGTGAACTTTCAGCTTCTCGCAGTGCGGTTTCTGCCTGTTTCCATTTCGTTGCCGCATCGCTCCAATTCTTACGAATCCGTTGAAATTCACTGATGGTATCCGTAGAAATCGGCACCGTCGCTCCGATTTCGGTAAGGCGTGCTCGCGTCGTTTCCGCTTGTTTTCGTAGCGCCCATAACCGCGGTTCGGTTTGCTCACTGAATTGCTTCCGGGCATTCTCGTATACACCGTAGGTTTTTTGGAGCGACTCTTCGTAAATTGTTGCGACCACCTCGTACGGTTTTAATTCTTCGAGTTGCTTTCGAGTAGTATCGAGTTGCTCGGATACTTCATTATCGGCTTTGAGACGAGCGCTTGTCTGATCCCATTCTTCGATGTCACGCTGCTGTTGCGCAGTCGCTGCAATCCGTTCCAATTCCGGTAGGCGAATTTCGATTTCCTCGAACCGGCTGACGGTCTGAGCGACTGCTTCGTATTCGGATTGTAAGAGTTGGTACTCTTTACTCGTTCGCTCGATCTCACGTTCCAATTCACTCAATTCGTATTCGATTTTTGCACTACCAGAGAGTAGCGGGAAGGGGTAGAATCGCAACGCTGATTGAATCGCCTGTAATGCCCGTTCGGTTGTCGATTCGCTGGTGTTAGTGTCGGCAATCCGCTGGATAGCTTCAGTTAAGGTGGTGCGCGGTTCACGGTCGAGTCGTAACTCAGTTTGCGAAAGAAAGATTGTTTTGAGGGCATCACTAAGTGTCAACCCGGTTAACCGTTTGCCGGTTTCGTCATGGGAACCGGGGTAAAATTCTTGGGTAACGTCGCGGAGGGTTTCTAAATCAAGGATTGCAGGGTGGCGGGGTTTCTTCTGGAAGTCGCGACGAACCCGCAATCGTCTTCCTTGTATAGTTACATCGAGGGCAATACGGAACGGGGTTTCGCTCCACGGTTGGTACAATCGCACCCGTTGGGCAATCTCTTTGTTACTTTTTGCATCGGGAATACCATACAGTCCGAACAGAATTGCATTTGCCAGTGTCGATTTCCCTGCTTCGTTCCGGTCGACTACAAGCGTTAAGCCGGGTGTGGATAAATCCCATTCCCCGGTTAATTTACCAAACCCATCGATTTTAATGTGTGCAATGTACATTTCATTCAGCGAATGTGATTCGTGTAAACAGCACTAATTGATTCCCGTTGCAGTATAGGTATAGGTCAACCAATGAGTCCAATTGTCAGGTGTGTCTTTGAACCGACGTACGGCATATCCCACAATGATACCGTTGTCACTGGTTGCTAATGCCGCGCCATAGCTTTCCCCGTGTCGACCCCCTTGCATATACCTTCCGATCCGGGCAGAGGCATGATCCGAGACCGACCAATCCAACCCATACCCCCAGTTTTTCTTCATTTGATCAACCATTGCTGCCGTATATAGGTTTCGGCTTGCCGCGCCGGAGGTTAGTAGCAACGTTGAGATTTTGTAAGCGGCTCCGACCTCATATCTTCCCGTTTCACTGAGGGTTTTCATCCCCACCACATTTTTTGCTGCACCGCCAAGTCGGATGCTCCCGAGACTAAAGAGAAACCCGAAATCCAATCCGAGACCGGAAACCCATTTCCCTCCTGGATATCGCTGTTCCCAGACAACTTTTGCGGCGCCGCCGATTGGTAACCCGTATAGTTTGTCGGTTAATGCAAAGAGGATTTGACTGGAACGGATTTCCGAAGTGTCGGGTTTAATCATCCGACGCATGTACATCAGCCCTGCGGACATCGCTTCGCTGTCACTTGGACGACGAACGACAATCCCCCACGATTCCGGGAATGTCGCTGTGGTGTCGGTAGCAAAAAACTCAAGTTGCATAGAGCCGTCGCTATTGGCGGTTGCCGGATTTGCATATATCGCTGCCGGATCCCACGACAACGCTGCGCCATATCCACCCATGGCGACAATCCGCCCGCCTACGACCGATTGCGCAAAGAGGCTACTTGCACACACGAGTAACAGGATAACAAATGTGATTGGTTTCATTATGGGTAAAGTAGTGTTTCGCGTACGGTTCGCCAAAGCCGGGAGATGTTTTGCCGGATAGCTGCAATACCGTAAATTCATACACAATGAGCGATCTCTTCCCCGAAATGGTCCCGATAATTTCCCCCTTAGAAGGTGGGAATGCCGCCGACGCACCCCTCGCAGAGCGAATGCGACCGCGTACGCTCGATCAATTTGTCGGTCAACGTCATTTGATAGGTCCCGCT from bacterium carries:
- a CDS encoding AAA family ATPase, encoding MYIAHIKIDGFGKLTGEWDLSTPGLTLVVDRNEAGKSTLANAILFGLYGIPDAKSNKEIAQRVRLYQPWSETPFRIALDVTIQGRRLRVRRDFQKKPRHPAILDLETLRDVTQEFYPGSHDETGKRLTGLTLSDALKTIFLSQTELRLDREPRTTLTEAIQRIADTNTSESTTERALQAIQSALRFYPFPLLSGSAKIEYELSELEREIERTSKEYQLLQSEYEAVAQTVSRFEEIEIRLPELERIAATAQQQRDIEEWDQTSARLKADNEVSEQLDTTRKQLEELKPYEVVATIYEESLQKTYGVYENARKQFSEQTEPRLWALRKQAETTRARLTEIGATVPISTDTISEFQRIRKNWSDAATKWKQAETALREAESSLAKMGIEPTTYRSMESKWQQLLPQDETLILTMPQHISYYTDAKRTTHSDNKALDEELLQANVLRDKHHKSGNRLQLVSVIGGTIGLLSLFLLSDIARISVVSIAFAIALTTAFYSKREKQSAQRSYEENSSRIEQKRKELTEKLVPLEELYQELSKRIGEIGKILEIYGNKDILEALQKRHAGKTAYHRWESCLREVERYLEGMNENIRELVRIAAELQTPIDPNSVSEVLLESRVEKWKEIARRQNEEREAARVVVEAEQLCATKSAEIDDLTHQLNNMAASAGAPNALPLTERLEWLKHAFAKKRELERLRQETIPSLENRLLPVAERTRFESLAKSLQSKLNLNALSPLPPEYSGKDAHTIVSEAYRERDELMQERTDLSHRVQTIQSKWESAGKLQQRIGELTAARDRTTAFRDAAAIAITELTSISTKLHATWAIALNQSASLLGEAFGGSISRIDFAPDLSFSVILKNGRRLEENELSALSTGTREQLYLAVRFAIADYLGGNEPLPILLDEPFAHCDDIRFVSGMELLQKAARERQIILFTCHEQRHAVWQRTQPEPVRIVTLTD